In Streptomyces sp. 71268, the DNA window CTTGATGTATTCAAGGGCCGACAGTAGGCCCATGTCCTTGAAGTAGAACTTCAACGCAGGCCGCTTCGTGTTACCGCTGGTGATGGCTTCGTCCATCGCATTGAGCCCGCGCTCGCTGTCCGCCAGCACCGCGTCCTTCTTCGGATCGCCCGTCTTGCCGTCCTCGAAGACGTTCTTCACATCCGCCGGCAGCTTGATCTCCGGCCGGTCGATTCCGTCGTCCATGGGGGTTGAGCTTGGGCTGGCCGTGTCGGGCGCGGGTGCTGAGGAGCTCTCGGCGCCCTTGATCTTGTCCTTGCTGTCGGAGCCTGAGTCGGAGTCACCTCCGCATGCCGTGAGCGTCATCGAGGCGGCCACGAGCAGCACGATGCCTGCGCCGAAGCGTGTCTGTGTGTTCAACGTACGTAACTCCCGTGGGTGTTCGATGAGAAACGCCACCGATGATGACATGGATGCGCGCGGCAATGGCGACGGTTCCCTTGCGTGTGGATAACGGTGAGACCAGGGAGTGGCGAGTGCCGCTGCCGCGCCTTGAGGCCGCTATAGGCTGCTGATACGGTGCGATGACTTGACAGCTTCTTAGTCTGCGGTTTAAGCGTGCGACAGTGGCTGTAGCGGGCAAATGCCTGAATACGGACATAACTTCGGGGGCAGTGGCGTGAAGATTCAGGAGCGCACGGGCGCGGGCAGTGGCCGGGGTACCGCACCCGGTCAGCCAGCGGGGGAGAGGCTCCCTTCCGCGCCTCGTGAACGGAAACCGGCGCTCGCCGCGCTCGCCGTACTCCTCATCCTGGTGGGCGCGTTGGGCGCGACCGTCCTGGTGTTGCGCGCCGGTGATCGTATTGAAGTGGTGAAGATTACGGAGAAGGTGAGTGCGGGCAAGCCGATCCCGGACTCCGCTATTGAATCCGTGATGGTTGCCGAGGATTCCGGTATCGATTACGTGAAGTGGGAACAGCGGAATGCGCTGTCCAATTACCGGGCCGCCGCCGACCTGACGAAAGGCTCGCTTCTCGTCGGTTCGATGCTGACCGACAAGAAGGGCCTGCCCGAGGGCAAGGTCGTGGTCGGGCTCTCGCTCAAGGACGGGCAGTACCCGCGCGGCCTCAAGGCCGGCGACGTGGTCGCCGCGTACCGGGTGGGAGACGCCAAGGGCGGCTCCGGCGGTTCCTCGGGGGACGGCGGCGAGTCGGGCGGCGGTGACGCCCTGCTGGTCCGCAGCGCGACCGTGGACACGGTGACCGGCACCAACGACGGGATCGGCGGCGGGGACCTGCCGGTCGCGGTCGTGGTGAACCAGGACGAGGCGCCCGCGCTCACCCAGGCGGCGGCCAACGGCGCGGTCTCCGTCGTGCGGCTGTCCACCAACAGCGGCAACTGAACCGCGGGGCCAGGGGACAGGGAACGTAGAAATATGGCGCTCATCGCTCTCGCCGCGGACAAGGGCTCGCCGGGGGTCACCACGGCCGCCGTCGCGATAGCGGCCGTCTGGCCCCGGCGCGTGCTCCTGGCCGAGGTCGACCCGGCCGGCGGGGACCTCGTCTACCGGGGTTCGGCGGCGCACGGCGGGCCGCTGGACCCGAACACCGGCATGCTCTCGATCGGTGCCACCGCCCGCCGTGGCCTGGTGCCCGATCAGTTGTGGGACCACGCGCAGCCCATGCTGGGCGGCCTCGACGTGCTCGTGGGGCTCGGCAGCTCCGAGCAGTCGGCCGGACTGGCCGGGCTGTGGCCGATGTTGGGACGCGCGTTCGCCGGGCTCGGCGACTCGCCCGACGGGCCCGCCGACGTCATAGCCGACTGCGGCCGGGTCGGGGCGGACGCGGTGGCCGTGGAGATGTTCCCGTACGCGTCGATCGTGCTGTTGGTCGCCGGTACGGAGCCGGAGCAGCTCGCGCGGGTCAGGGACCGGGCCGCGGCGCTGTCGGCCCGGCTGCACGGCGGGCAGCGCGGCGCGGCGCAGTTGGGAACGCCGCTGATCGGCGTGCTCCTGGTGGCCGACGTGGGGAGCGCGAGCCGGCTCGTCGGACAGGTCAACGACATGCTCGTGGCGGCGCAGGCCGGGGCGCGCGTGGTGGGCGTCGTGGCGCGGGACACCTCTGGCGCGGACCAGTTGGCCGGGCGCAAGCGCGGGCGGTTGGACAAGTCGCTGCTCATCCGCTCGGCGCGGAAGGTCGTCGGCGACCTGCACCAGCAGTTCGGCGCGGCGTTCGCCGGCGCGCCCGCCGGCGCGTCCACCCCCGGCGGGGCGCGCGGTGGCGTCGGCGGCGCGGGGCGGGTCACCGGACCGCGGGCGGGCGCCCAGCCCGCCCCGTCGCAACCCGGCCAGGCCGGCCGTCCGGCCCAGCCGCTCCCGGGCCAGTCGGGCCAGTCGGGCCACGCCCCGCACCCCGGCCCCGGTGCCCAGCCCCCGCAGGGTGCCCAGCCCCCGCACCACGGGCACGGCAACCCCTCGGGCACCGGCGAGCAGCCCTCGGGACGGCACGCCCAGCCACCGCACGAGCAGCGGGACCAGCGCGCGGGGTCGGCACAGCCGCGCCCGCCGCGCGACCAGACCCGCGAGAACGAGCGCACCCAGCAGATCCACCAGATGCCGCGCCCCGGGCGGGCCCAGCCACAGCCAGAGCCCCAGCCGCCCGCCACGTACGACGGCGGCAGCCCGTACGACGGCGCGAGCCCGTATGACGGCGGCGCGTACGAACGCCAGGCCGCGCCTGACGGCAGTGGCCCGTACGACCCACAGACCTCGTCCTCGTACGACCCACAGACCTCGTACGGCGCCAACGCCCCGCTCGGTGCCAACGCCCCGTACGACGGCGGCAGCCCGTACGACGGTGGTGCGGCTCAGCCCGAGCAGCGGCCCGGTGCGGCCGGTGGTGCGGGTGGGGCCGGAGGGGGAGCGGGCTGGTGAGCACCGTCGACCACCAGCTCGTCAAGCGCTTCCGGCAGGAGGCCGGCGACCGGATCGCCGAGCAGCGCCGGATCGACCAGGTCGCCGGCGCCACGCCGATGACCCCCGAGGACGAGCGGCAGTACGCGCGCGCCGTCATCGCGCAGATCCTGGAGGACTACGCGCGCGCCGAGATCAACCTCGGGCGCACCCCGCTGGACGCGGAGAGCGAGGAGAGCTACGCGGCGGCCGTACACGCCGCGCTGTTCGGCGTCGGCCGGCTGCAACCGCTGCTCGACGACCCCGAGGTCGAGAACATCGACATCAACGGCTGCGACCGGGTCTTCATCGGCTACGCGGACGGCCGCGAGGAGCAGGGCGAGCCGGTCGCCGAGAGCGACGAGGAACTGATCGAGCTGATCCAGGTGCTCGGCGCGTACTCGGGCCTGTCGTCGCGGCCGTTCGACACCGCCAACCCCCAGCTCGACCTGCGGCTGCCCGACGGCTCCCGGCTCTCCGCCGTCATGGACGTCACCCGGCGGCCCGCGCTGTCCATCCGCCGGGCGCGGCTCGGCAAGGTCTTCATGGCCGACCTGGTGGGCAACGGCACGCTCACCCCGGAGCTGGGCAACTTCCTGGCCTGCGCGGTGCGGGCGCGGAAGAACATCATGATCGCCGGGGCCACCAACGCCGGGAAGACCACGCTGTTGCGGGCGCTGGCCAACGAGATCCCGCCCAGCGAGCGGCTGATCACCGTGGAACGGGCGCTTGAGCTGGGCCTCGACCAGTTCCCCGACCTGCACCCCAACGTCGTGGCGTTCGAGGAGCGGCTGCCCAACTCCGAGGGGCAGGGCACGATCAGCATGGCCGAGCTGGTGCGCCGCTCGCTGCGCATGAACCCCTCCCGGGTCATCGTCGGCGAGGTGCTCGGTGACGAGATCGTCACCATGCTCAACGCGATGTCGCAGGGCAACGACGGCTCGCTCTCCACCATCCACGCCAACAGTTCCAGCGAGGTGTTCAACCGCATCGCCACCTACGCGCTCCAGGCGAACGAACGACTGCCCATCGAGGCCAGCCACATGCTGGTCGCCGGCGCGGTCAACTTCGTCGTCTTCGTCGAGCGCCGCAACGACTACGCCAGCGGCGGCTCGCTCAGCCGCCGCGTCACATCCGTGCGCGAGGTCAACGGGGTCGACGGGCGGGTGCTCTCCAGCGAGGTGTTCATCGAGACGGCCGACGGCCGCGTCGTGCCGCACGCGCCGGTCACCTGCCTGGACGAGTTGGCCGCGTTCGGTTACCGCCCGTCCGGGGCCTGGGGGTAGGGCCGTATGAATCAAGTCACGTCGATGGGCGGGTTCTTCTCGCTGCCCACGTTGTTCGCGCTGTTGTCCGGCGTGGTCGTCGGGGGCGGCGTCGCGCTGCTGATCATCGCCGTCCGGGGGCTGCCGCCCAAGCCGGAACACGAGAAGGCCAAGGCCGGGCAGCGCGCCGCGGAACTGGCCCGGTTCGCCAGCCGGCGCGGCTCGCTCGCGATCGGCGTCGGCCTGGCCGTCCTACTGCTGACCCGCTGGATCGTGGCGGGCCTGGCGGCCGGCGTGCTGGTCTTCGTCTGGGACCGGCTGTTCGGTGGCGCGGCCGAGGAGCGCTCGGCGATGCGCCGGGTCGAGGCGCTGGCCGCGTGGACCGAGTCGCTGCGCGACACCATCGCCGGCGCGGTCGGCCTGGAGCAGGCCATTCCGTCCTCCGCGCGGGCCGCCGCGCCGGCACTGCGCCCGCACCTGGACGCGCTGGTGGACCGGTTGCGGGCGCGCACGCCGCTGCCGGACGCGCTGCAACAACTCGCCGACGAGATCGACGACGCGTCGGCCGACATCATCATCGCCGCCCTCATCCTCAACTCCCGGCTGCGCGGCCCCGGCCTGCGCGAGGTGCTGGGCGCGCTGGCCAAGTCGGCGCGCGAGGAGGTCGACATGCGGCAGCGGGTCATGGCGCAGCGCGCCAGCACCCGGCGCAGCGTGCAGATCGTGGTCGGCGTCTCGATCGCGTTCGTGCTCGGCCTGTCGATCTTCAACCGGGACTTCGTCGAGCCGTACGGGACGCCGGTCGGGCAGCTCGTGCTGGCCTGTGTGTGCGCGCTGTTCGCGATGGGCTTCTGGTGGCTGCGGAAGCTGTCCAGCATCGACACGCCGGACCGGTTCCTGACCCGCGACGCCACGCCGGAGCGGTCCGTACCGGCGCGCGCCGGCGCGCACGCGGTGCGGCAGCCCGGCGCGGGCACCGTGCAGTCCCCCGTCTACGGCGATGAGGTGACCCCCCGATGAACAGCGCTATCACGATGCCGGTCCTGGTCGGTGCCGTCTTCGGGCTCGGCGTCTACACCCTGGTCCGCGCGCTGATGCCGGGCCGGCGCGGGGCGGTGGCGCGGGTCGCGCAGATCGACGCGCTGCGGGCGCGCGGCTCGGCGCACGCCGGCCGGTACGAGGCCGACCGGGGCCAGGCCGGCGGCGCGGCCCGGGAGAGCCGACTGGAGGCCGCCCGCGGCCGGATCGGCCAGCGGGTCGCCGACCTCTACCTGCAACAGGGCTGGGAACAGCGGTCGCTGCGGGCCGACCTGGCGGTGCTGGAGCGGAGCTGGGAGTCGTTCCTCGCGACGAAGGTGCTGCTGGGCGCGGCCGGACTGGTCTTCGGCCCGTTCGTCTTCGTCATCGTCTGGACGCTCGGCTTCGGCAGCAGCCCGATCATCCCGGTGTGGATGGCGCTGCTGTTCGGCGCGGTCTTCTTCATGCTGCCGGACCTGGAGGTACGCCGGGACGCCGCGGACAAGCGGCGCGACCTGCGCCGGGTGATCGGCGCGTACCTGGACCTGGTGGCGATGAACCTCGCCGGCGGGCGCGGCCTGCCCGAGTCGCTGATGGCCGCGGCCGACGTCAGCGACGGCTGGGCGCTGCGGCGGATCAGGAACGCGCTCGCTGACGCCCGGATCACCGGGACCAGCCAGTGGCAGGCGCTCGGGAACCTCGGCGAGGAACTCGGCGTCGATGAACTCAAGGACCTCTCGTCGTCCCTCGCGCTCGTCGCGGACGACGGAGCGAAGGTACGTGAATCACTCGGGTCGCGCGCGGAAACGATGCGGCATCGAGAGCTGGCGGAGATCGAAGGGAGCGCTGGAGAAAAGTCGCAGTCGATGCTGGTGGCGCAACTGCTGCTGTGTGCGGGGTTCCTGGTCTTCCTCATCTTTCCGGCCGCGATGCGCGTCTTCGAGGTCTGACCGTGCCGACACCGCCGACACAGCCCTTCTCCAACGGTCACCGTTCCCTCGCTACTCCCCCCACCACCTGAGAGGACACTCATCACCATGAACACAGGCCCTCGCATCAGCCACCCGGCGCTCGACTTCCTGCTCGCCTTCGTACGCGGCCGAGTGGAGCGCGCCCGCTCCGGCGAACTCGACCGCGGCGCCTCCGCGGTGGAGTGGGTCATCATCTCGGCCGTCGTGGTCGCGATAGTCGGCGTGGTCGCCGCGATCATCAACGCCGCCCTGAGTGACGGCGCGGACAAGGTCGGCGACTGCATCAAGGGCGCGGACGCCAGCAAGACCTGCTGACGCGTGGCACGACCCGCGGACGCCCGCGAGACCCGCTGACGCCAGCGGAACCGGTGACGCCACCACGCGCTGACGCGCCGCCACCCGGGCCACGGGCCGAGCGCCCCGGAGCCGACCCGGGGCGAGCGGTCCACCGCGCGCGCCGGGCCCGCCGGGTGACCGGCGGGCGGGCGACCGGTCGGCTCACGTGGCCGGCGGGCGACCGGCCGGGGGAGTGTGCCGGGGCGGAGCCCGTACGGGGTGACGATCGCCGCGGCGCCGGCCCCACCGGGTCGCCCCGTGGGGGCGGCGGCGCCAGGGACCGAGGAGACAACGGGGATGACGGCATGAGACGAACCGGGGGCGGTGCGCTGCACCGCGCGGCGCGGCGCAGGGTGGACGCCATGCGCGGCGACGGCCGCGACCGGGCGGGCGCGGCACCGGGCCGGGCACGCGGCAGCGGCGGCCGGACGAGCGACAGCGGGATGACCGCCATCGAGTTCGTGCTGCTCACGCCGGTGCTGTTCTTCCTGATCTTCGCGACCGTGCAGTTCGCGCTGTACTTCTTCGCCGACCACGTCGCCCAGGCGGCGGCGCAGGCCGGCGCGCGCAAGGCGCGCGCCGAGGCGGACGAGAACCCCGGCGGCTGGGGCGGCAAGGCGCGCTCCACGGCCGACAGCTACATCCGGCAACTGGGCCCGAACCTGCTCATCAAGCCGGAGGTGACGCTGCTCACGCCGCGCGCCGACACGGTGGGGGTGCAGGTCGAGGCCGACGTGCCCACCGTGTTCCCCGGCATGCGGTTCACCGTGCACGCGCGGTCGCAGGGGCCCATCGAGCGGTTCGTCGTGGACAGGGGCTGAGCGCGGTGTGGCGTGCTGAGCGACGTACGACGGTCCGGGAGGCCCGGGCCCGCGCCGGGCGTGCGCCCGAGGCGTCCGGGAGCGCGGCCGACGGCGTTACCGGCGCGCCCGGTGGCGAGGCCCGCGCCGGCGACGCCGGGCTCTCGACCATCGAGGTGGTCATCCTCGCGCCGGTGATGATCCTGTTCATCCTGGTGCTGGTCGGCTTCGGGCAACTCGTGGAGGGCCGGGGCGCGGTGGACGGCGCCGCCCGCGACGCCGCGCGCGCCGGCTCCATCCAGCACGACTACGGCGTCGCCATGCGCGAGGCCCGCAAGGCCGCGGCAGCGGACCTGAAGGACGTGTGCGTGGGCTCGGTGAACGTCCGGATGACCGGCTCCCGCTTCGAACCCGGTGGCTTCTTCAAGGTCGAGGTGAGCTGCGAGGTGCGCGGCCTGCGCATGATCGGCCTCGACATCGGCAGCACGGTCAAGGCCACCGGCAGCTCGCCCATCGACCCCTACCGGAGGGCCTCATGAGCGCCCCGCCCACCCGGCCGGCCGAGCGCGTGAGGCGACAGCCGGCGCGCGCCCGGCTCGCGGCGCGCTGGGCACGGGCCGTCGAGCGCCGGTACGCCGGGCGCCTGGACGACCGGGGCGCGGGCGCGGCGGCCGTCATCCTCTTCGCGTTCCTCTTCCTGGCGCTGGCCGCGTTCGTCGTGGACGGCGGCATGTCCATCTCGCAGCGCGAGCGGGCCGCCGACATCGCCGAGCAGGCCGCCCGGTACGCCGCGCAGGACATCGACGAGGCGGCGCTACGCGCCAGCGGCGGCACGAGCGCGCCCATCAACTACGAGAACTGCGGCGCCCGGGTGCGGCAGTTCGCCCGCGAGGCCGGACTCTCCGGACCGGACGTCGCCGCGTCGCGCTGCGTGTCGGCCAACGCCGAACAGGTCGAGGTCGAGATCCAACTCACCTACGAACCCGTGCTGACCGGCCTGTTCTACAACGGCTCCTTCACGGTGCGGGGCTCGTCGAAGGCGGAGTCCCATGTCGGCTGACCCCTGCCCGCCGCGGCCCGTACGACTGGCGGGGCGCGTACGACCAGCGGAGCCCGTACGTCCGGCGGAGCCCGTCCCACGAGCGGAGTCCGCACGACGAGCGGAGCCCGTACGACGAGCGGAGCCCGTACGCCCGGCGCGCGCCGTACGGCCGCCGGGACGCGTACGCCCCCGGGCGTCAGCCGGGCCCCCGGGGGCCCCGGGGCTCCCGCGACCGACCGGACGTCGCAGACGGCGTCCGCCGCCGGGGCCGCCCCGGCGCTGAACCCCCGTCCGCACCCGTCGTCCCGCGTCGCTCGCCGCACGCGCCACGCCGACCCGTCCGACGACCCCACCCGAGGCTGAGGAATCCCGCCCATGGCGCGCACCGCCCGCCCCACCCCAGGCCCGTCCGGCTCGCAGCCGCGACGGCAGCCGCAGCCGCTGCCCGTGCGTACCCGTACGGTGGGCGACTTCGTCAAGGCGTTCTTCGCGTTCATCGCGCTGTCCGCGCTGCTCATCGGCGTACCCGGCGCGCTCGCGTACTTCGTCGGCTGGCCGCTGCCCCACGAGGCGCCCACGCTGGAGACGGTGCGGCAGCCGATCACCGCGAGCGTCTTCGTCGACGTGCTGACCGTCGTGGTGTGGCTGGCCTGGGCGCAGTTCGCCGCGTGCGTGATCGTCGAGGGCAAGGCGGAGATCTCCGGCGTCGGCATGCCGTCGCGGGTGCCGGGCGCCGGGCCGAGCCAGTTGTTGGCGCGGCAACTGGTGGCCGCGCTGCTGCTGGTCGGCGCGTCGGCGGCGAGCCTGACCCCCGGGCTGTCCCAGATCGGCAACGCGTACGAGGACAACGCGCGCGGCACCGTGGCCTCCGCCCAGCAGACCCCGGGCCAGGCGGGCGAGAAGGTCGGTGACGGCCAGCGCCACCTGGAGCCGCACCAGCAGCGGATGGTGGACCCCACACGGCCCGGCACGGGCAGCGCGCACGTGGGCGAGGAGCGGCGGCAGACGAAGTTCTACCGCATCCAGCCGCCCGAGGGCCGCCACCACGACTCGCTGTGGGAGATCGCCGAACGGCACCTGGACGACGGCCGCCGCTACAAGGAGATCTACCAGCTCAACAAGGACCGGGTGCAGCCCGACGGCTCCAAACTCTCCCAGGCCAGCCTGATCCGCCCCGGCTGGATCATGGAGATGCCCGCCGACGCGCACGGCGGCGAACTGGTCGAGATGCCCGAGGACTCGCCGGAGATCACCAAGGACCTGCGGGAGCAGATCCGCGAGTACGACAGGTCCAGCCGCACCCCGCACCGCGACGTCGACCCCGGCCGCGCCGACCAGGCACGGGACGTCTCCGTCGACCAGCCGGCCCGCCCCAGCGTCCCCGAGCCGGCCCCGGCCACCCCGGACGACAGGCGTTCCGCCGACTCCGCCACGTCCGCCGACGAGTCGGCGTTCGGCCTCTCCGAGGCGCTGATCGGCGCGCCGCTGCTGGCCGCCGGGCTGCTGGCCGCGCTGGGCCGGCGGCGCAGGGCGGCGCTGTGGCAGTCGGCCATGTCGGCGCTCGGCCTCGGCATCGACCTCACGCCGACCGGCCCGGCCGCCCGCGTCGAGGAGGCGCTGCTGGTCGGCGCCGACCCCGTGGCCGTAAGCGACCTGGACCGGGCGCTGCGCGGCCTGTCGGCGGCGCTGGCCGCCGACGGGCGCGAGCTGCCCGTCGTCTACGCCGCGTGGCTGACCGGCACCGAGCTGCACCTCCAACTCTCCGCGGCCGCCGGAGAGCCGCCACGGCCGTGGCAGCCCGGCCAGGACGAGACGTTCTGGCGGCTGCGCCGCTCGGCCATCACCGAGCAGGCGGACGACGGAACCGCCGCCCCCTATCCGGGCCTGGTCAGCCTCGGCACGCTGGACGAGGCGCGACTGCTGCTCAACCTGGAGGCCGTGCCCGGCATCGTCTCGCTGACCGGCGCGGAGGCGGACCGCACCGCGGTCTTCGCCTCGATCGCCGCCGAACTGGCCACCAGCGGCTGGTCCGACCGGCTGACGCTGACCCTGGTCGGCTTCGGCGCCGAACTCGGCGCGCTGGCCCCCACCCGCATCCGGCACCTGGACGACGTGGCCGCGCTGGTGGAGACCATGACGGCCGAGACCGAACAGCGGCGCGCCGCGCTCAGCGTCGCCGGCCACGACTCGGTACTCACCGGCCGCACCGGCCAGGCCCAGCACACCCAACGCGCCCCGCACCTGGTCCTGCTCGCGGCCGAGCCGGACGGCGAGCAGGCGACACGGCTGGCCGAACTCGCCGCCGACTCCGGCCGGCTCGGCATCGGCTACCTCATCGGCACCACCCAGCAGCAGTTCCCGGGCGCGACCTGGGAACTGGACATCACCCCCGACGGCACGCTGCGCGCCCCGCTGCTCGGCCTCGAACTGACCGCCCAGCGACTGCCGGCCGAGCAACACCGGGCCGTGGTCGAACTCTTCGCCGCCGCCGACCCGGACGGCGTCGCCACGACCGGCCGCGCCGACGGACAGCGGGCCCCGTTCCTGGTCGACATCAGCGAGGCGGGCCGGCCGGCGGTGTACGCGAGGCTGCTCGGCGACTACGAGATCATGGGCCTGGAGACCCCGGAGGACGAGCGCGGCGCGCTGCTGCACGAGGCGCTGGCCCTGCTGTTGTTGCACCGCGAGGGCGTCCACCCGCGCGTCCTGGCCTCCGCGCTGTGGCCGCGCGGCGCCACCGAGGACGTACGCGACGCGCTGATCGAGCGGCTACGGGAGTGGCTCGGCGAGGACCAGGGCCCCGAGCCGGGCCCCGGCGGCGGCGCGGCCGGCGCGAGCGCGCCCCGACTGCGGAGCGACGCCACCGGCCGGCTCACCCTCGCCACGTCGGTCGTCTCCGACCTCGACGTACTCCGCACCCTGCACCACGAGGCCACCCAGGGCCGGGGCGCGAACGACCTCCGCACCCGCGAACGCCTCCTCACCGACGCCCTCGCCCTGGCCCGCGGTCCCCTCCTGGCGGGCCGCCCGCAGGGCCGCTACGGCTGGCTGGCCCACGAGATCATCGAGGCCCAACTGCCGCTCCTGGTCGCCGACGTGGCCCTCGCCCTGGCCGCCCACCACGGCGCGGCGGATCGGCCGCGCCAGGCCATGGCCGCCCTGGAGGCGGCGCTGGCCTCGGCCCCGGCTGACGAGCGCCTGTGGAACGAACTGCTCCGCGCCGCCCACGCCACCGGCGACACGGCCCAGCTCACCACGACTGCCACCGCCCTCCTGGACCGCAACGCCACCC includes these proteins:
- a CDS encoding BTAD domain-containing putative transcriptional regulator, whose translation is MARTARPTPGPSGSQPRRQPQPLPVRTRTVGDFVKAFFAFIALSALLIGVPGALAYFVGWPLPHEAPTLETVRQPITASVFVDVLTVVVWLAWAQFAACVIVEGKAEISGVGMPSRVPGAGPSQLLARQLVAALLLVGASAASLTPGLSQIGNAYEDNARGTVASAQQTPGQAGEKVGDGQRHLEPHQQRMVDPTRPGTGSAHVGEERRQTKFYRIQPPEGRHHDSLWEIAERHLDDGRRYKEIYQLNKDRVQPDGSKLSQASLIRPGWIMEMPADAHGGELVEMPEDSPEITKDLREQIREYDRSSRTPHRDVDPGRADQARDVSVDQPARPSVPEPAPATPDDRRSADSATSADESAFGLSEALIGAPLLAAGLLAALGRRRRAALWQSAMSALGLGIDLTPTGPAARVEEALLVGADPVAVSDLDRALRGLSAALAADGRELPVVYAAWLTGTELHLQLSAAAGEPPRPWQPGQDETFWRLRRSAITEQADDGTAAPYPGLVSLGTLDEARLLLNLEAVPGIVSLTGAEADRTAVFASIAAELATSGWSDRLTLTLVGFGAELGALAPTRIRHLDDVAALVETMTAETEQRRAALSVAGHDSVLTGRTGQAQHTQRAPHLVLLAAEPDGEQATRLAELAADSGRLGIGYLIGTTQQQFPGATWELDITPDGTLRAPLLGLELTAQRLPAEQHRAVVELFAAADPDGVATTGRADGQRAPFLVDISEAGRPAVYARLLGDYEIMGLETPEDERGALLHEALALLLLHREGVHPRVLASALWPRGATEDVRDALIERLREWLGEDQGPEPGPGGGAAGASAPRLRSDATGRLTLATSVVSDLDVLRTLHHEATQGRGANDLRTRERLLTDALALARGPLLAGRPQGRYGWLAHEIIEAQLPLLVADVALALAAHHGAADRPRQAMAALEAALASAPADERLWNELLRAAHATGDTAQLTTTATALLDRNATLSGGARGLPPRTEALLDELLPTWRGDVGRATAN
- a CDS encoding TadE family protein: MRRTGGGALHRAARRRVDAMRGDGRDRAGAAPGRARGSGGRTSDSGMTAIEFVLLTPVLFFLIFATVQFALYFFADHVAQAAAQAGARKARAEADENPGGWGGKARSTADSYIRQLGPNLLIKPEVTLLTPRADTVGVQVEADVPTVFPGMRFTVHARSQGPIERFVVDRG
- a CDS encoding pilus assembly protein TadG-related protein; the protein is MSAPPTRPAERVRRQPARARLAARWARAVERRYAGRLDDRGAGAAAVILFAFLFLALAAFVVDGGMSISQRERAADIAEQAARYAAQDIDEAALRASGGTSAPINYENCGARVRQFAREAGLSGPDVAASRCVSANAEQVEVEIQLTYEPVLTGLFYNGSFTVRGSSKAESHVG
- a CDS encoding type II secretion system F family protein, which produces MNSAITMPVLVGAVFGLGVYTLVRALMPGRRGAVARVAQIDALRARGSAHAGRYEADRGQAGGAARESRLEAARGRIGQRVADLYLQQGWEQRSLRADLAVLERSWESFLATKVLLGAAGLVFGPFVFVIVWTLGFGSSPIIPVWMALLFGAVFFMLPDLEVRRDAADKRRDLRRVIGAYLDLVAMNLAGGRGLPESLMAAADVSDGWALRRIRNALADARITGTSQWQALGNLGEELGVDELKDLSSSLALVADDGAKVRESLGSRAETMRHRELAEIEGSAGEKSQSMLVAQLLLCAGFLVFLIFPAAMRVFEV
- a CDS encoding TadE/TadG family type IV pilus assembly protein translates to MWRAERRTTVREARARAGRAPEASGSAADGVTGAPGGEARAGDAGLSTIEVVILAPVMILFILVLVGFGQLVEGRGAVDGAARDAARAGSIQHDYGVAMREARKAAAADLKDVCVGSVNVRMTGSRFEPGGFFKVEVSCEVRGLRMIGLDIGSTVKATGSSPIDPYRRAS
- a CDS encoding ATPase, T2SS/T4P/T4SS family → MSTVDHQLVKRFRQEAGDRIAEQRRIDQVAGATPMTPEDERQYARAVIAQILEDYARAEINLGRTPLDAESEESYAAAVHAALFGVGRLQPLLDDPEVENIDINGCDRVFIGYADGREEQGEPVAESDEELIELIQVLGAYSGLSSRPFDTANPQLDLRLPDGSRLSAVMDVTRRPALSIRRARLGKVFMADLVGNGTLTPELGNFLACAVRARKNIMIAGATNAGKTTLLRALANEIPPSERLITVERALELGLDQFPDLHPNVVAFEERLPNSEGQGTISMAELVRRSLRMNPSRVIVGEVLGDEIVTMLNAMSQGNDGSLSTIHANSSSEVFNRIATYALQANERLPIEASHMLVAGAVNFVVFVERRNDYASGGSLSRRVTSVREVNGVDGRVLSSEVFIETADGRVVPHAPVTCLDELAAFGYRPSGAWG
- a CDS encoding type II secretion system F family protein, whose translation is MNQVTSMGGFFSLPTLFALLSGVVVGGGVALLIIAVRGLPPKPEHEKAKAGQRAAELARFASRRGSLAIGVGLAVLLLTRWIVAGLAAGVLVFVWDRLFGGAAEERSAMRRVEALAAWTESLRDTIAGAVGLEQAIPSSARAAAPALRPHLDALVDRLRARTPLPDALQQLADEIDDASADIIIAALILNSRLRGPGLREVLGALAKSAREEVDMRQRVMAQRASTRRSVQIVVGVSIAFVLGLSIFNRDFVEPYGTPVGQLVLACVCALFAMGFWWLRKLSSIDTPDRFLTRDATPERSVPARAGAHAVRQPGAGTVQSPVYGDEVTPR